From Micromonospora sp. NBC_01699, a single genomic window includes:
- a CDS encoding acyl carrier protein: MAASTADILAELTEIIHAVLGDFATDTPITPDTTFRDELGMESIDVVSLAGRLQARYGNTVNFAHFVARLDLETVGDLRVGQLVEHITRSLDPAGATGDTQAGAGTPAVVGVVGS; this comes from the coding sequence ATGGCCGCCTCGACCGCCGACATCCTCGCCGAACTCACGGAGATCATCCACGCGGTTCTCGGGGATTTCGCCACCGACACCCCGATCACCCCGGACACCACCTTCCGCGACGAGCTCGGGATGGAGAGCATCGACGTCGTCTCGCTCGCCGGGCGGTTGCAGGCCCGGTACGGCAACACCGTCAACTTCGCGCACTTCGTCGCCCGGCTGGACCTGGAGACCGTGGGCGACCTACGGGTCGGGCAGCTGGTCGAGCACATCACCCGCTCCCTCGACCCGGCCGGTGCCACCGGGGACACCCAGGCCGGTGCCGGCACGCCCGCCGTCGTCGGGGTGGTCGGCTCGTGA
- a CDS encoding alpha/beta fold hydrolase, with the protein MIRANGIGMHVEQLDPPADERDEVATGDGPATLVMIHGMASDTLASWYFTLAKPLADAGLRVLMYDLRGHGHSERPPTGYTLDDFVDDLAAMLTELDVTGPVHLLGNSFGGTIAFGYAARHPDRVASIATIESSPPTRAWMDRIARRLDRAVDLLPRPEALERITAGRGERVARRARATGEMLLTTTLARDLPASALPSAGRISAIGVPVLCLYGADSAVVELAPAVVRLLPQARTVALPGEKHTVLIDRPEAVHRLVLAWLREECSVAVAEAAATP; encoded by the coding sequence ATGATCCGGGCCAACGGGATCGGGATGCACGTCGAACAGCTCGATCCACCGGCCGACGAGCGGGACGAGGTCGCCACCGGCGACGGACCGGCCACCCTGGTGATGATCCACGGGATGGCCTCCGACACCCTGGCGAGCTGGTACTTCACGCTGGCCAAGCCGCTGGCCGACGCCGGACTGCGGGTGCTGATGTACGACCTGCGCGGCCATGGCCACAGCGAACGCCCGCCCACCGGCTACACCCTGGACGACTTCGTCGACGACCTGGCGGCGATGCTGACCGAACTCGACGTCACCGGTCCGGTGCATCTGCTCGGCAACTCGTTCGGCGGCACCATCGCCTTCGGCTACGCGGCCCGCCACCCGGACCGGGTCGCCTCGATCGCGACAATCGAGTCCTCGCCGCCGACCAGGGCGTGGATGGACCGGATCGCACGTCGGCTGGACCGGGCCGTCGACCTGCTGCCCCGACCGGAGGCGCTGGAGCGGATCACCGCCGGGCGGGGCGAGCGGGTGGCGCGTCGGGCGCGGGCGACCGGCGAGATGCTGCTGACGACAACGCTGGCCCGGGACCTTCCGGCCAGCGCGCTGCCCTCCGCCGGCCGGATCAGCGCGATCGGCGTACCGGTGCTCTGCCTGTACGGCGCGGACTCGGCGGTGGTCGAGCTGGCCCCGGCCGTGGTCCGGTTGCTGCCGCAGGCGCGGACCGTCGCCCTACCCGGCGAGAAGCACACGGTCCTGATCGACCGGCCGGAGGCGGTACACCGGCTCGTCCTCGCCTGGCTCCGCGAGGAGTGTTCCGTCGCGGTGGCCGAGGCCGCCGCCACCCCGTGA